The following coding sequences lie in one Fuerstiella sp. genomic window:
- a CDS encoding superoxide dismutase, translating to MPYSLPELPYAYDALEPHFDAQTMEIHHTKHHQAYISKANAALEGSDLADKCIVEQMKDLSSVPSAIQGAVRNNGGGHANHSLFWTVLSPNGGGDPSGKLADAVNNAFGSADSMREEFNNAAATRFGSGWAWLSVASDGTLLIESTANQDTPLSEGRTPILGLDVWEHAYYLNYQNRRPDYIAAFWNVVNWEEVARRYDQAVA from the coding sequence ATGCCGTATTCATTGCCGGAACTGCCCTACGCCTACGACGCGCTCGAACCACATTTCGACGCACAAACGATGGAAATCCACCACACAAAACATCACCAGGCTTACATTAGCAAAGCAAATGCGGCTCTGGAGGGTTCTGATCTGGCTGATAAATGTATTGTGGAACAGATGAAAGATCTTTCATCTGTGCCGTCCGCCATTCAGGGGGCGGTTCGGAACAACGGCGGTGGCCATGCCAATCACTCGTTATTCTGGACTGTGCTTTCGCCGAATGGAGGTGGCGATCCTTCCGGAAAACTGGCTGATGCCGTTAATAACGCTTTTGGCAGTGCTGATTCCATGCGTGAGGAATTCAACAATGCTGCTGCGACCAGGTTTGGCAGCGGCTGGGCGTGGCTTAGTGTTGCATCAGACGGCACACTGCTCATTGAGAGTACAGCAAATCAGGATACACCACTGTCGGAAGGACGAACGCCAATTTTGGGGCTGGACGTTTGGGAACATGCCTATTACCTCAATTACCAAAACCGTCGCCCTGACTACATCGCTGCATTCTGGAATGTAGTCAACTGGGAGGAAGTCGCTCGCCGATATGATCAGGCGGTTGCCTGA